From the Micromonospora lupini genome, one window contains:
- a CDS encoding DinB family protein — MTRFVQHPDYEGTEFIDLSMAGATFREVDLSGARMRGVLLLDADIDGAINGLRVNGVEVMPLIEAELDRLHPERLRLQPTTPETMRDAVDVIEELWQATLRRVSVLPEEAVHRSVNDEWSLAQTLRHTIFVVDAWYGHAAALRPNPFHPIGVPASFTTNGTEFGIDESAAPTLGEILAVRAERIADLRAYLAQVTQEELDRVRGPNTAIGCPPPAERTAVKCLQVIFSDQWAHVQFADRDLAILEQEYS; from the coding sequence ATGACGCGATTCGTGCAGCATCCCGACTACGAGGGTACGGAGTTCATCGACCTGTCAATGGCCGGCGCAACCTTCCGCGAGGTGGATCTCAGCGGCGCCCGGATGCGTGGCGTGCTGCTGTTGGACGCCGACATCGACGGGGCGATCAACGGCCTGCGCGTCAACGGCGTGGAGGTCATGCCATTGATCGAGGCCGAGCTGGATCGCCTGCACCCCGAACGGCTTCGACTGCAGCCAACCACACCCGAGACGATGCGCGATGCGGTGGATGTCATCGAGGAGCTGTGGCAAGCGACGCTGCGACGCGTAAGCGTGCTGCCAGAGGAAGCCGTCCACAGATCAGTGAACGACGAATGGTCGCTCGCCCAAACCCTGCGACACACGATCTTCGTCGTGGACGCCTGGTATGGCCACGCGGCGGCCCTTCGCCCGAACCCGTTCCATCCGATCGGCGTACCCGCATCGTTCACCACCAACGGCACCGAGTTCGGCATCGACGAGTCGGCCGCGCCCACCCTCGGCGAAATCCTCGCCGTGCGCGCCGAGCGGATCGCCGATCTGCGCGCATATCTGGCGCAGGTCACGCAGGAGGAGCTGGACCGCGTGCGGGGGCCGAACACCGCGATCGGCTGCCCGCCGCCCGCCGAACGTACGGCGGTCAAGTGCCTGCAAGTCATCTTCAGCGACCAGTGGGCGCACGTGCAGTTCGCCGACCGCGACCTGGCTATCCTGGAACAGGAGTATTCGTGA
- a CDS encoding tetratricopeptide repeat protein, whose amino-acid sequence MNAEDRIERARALYEHAVFSGDAGVLADAERDLDALEADTALARGRILHARFLNERAISGASPVEDSAELQLFERAMELYQALGDTRGQAETLFWIGCLHQVIRRDNETGVPHLTRSYQMAAQVGDKATEAEALRHLGIAAHTAGRLDEARERLEESSRLRREVGALPGVAANMVGLAYIAAAQDRRSDALTTLDEANAIAQAHGAHAIVRHIEQARTHI is encoded by the coding sequence ATGAACGCCGAAGATCGCATCGAACGGGCCAGGGCCCTCTATGAACACGCCGTGTTCAGCGGCGATGCTGGCGTGCTGGCCGACGCCGAACGAGACCTGGACGCGCTGGAGGCCGACACCGCGCTGGCCCGGGGGCGGATCCTGCATGCGCGATTCCTCAACGAACGCGCCATCAGCGGTGCGTCGCCCGTCGAGGACTCGGCTGAACTGCAGTTGTTCGAGCGTGCGATGGAGCTGTACCAGGCGCTGGGCGACACGCGCGGCCAGGCCGAGACGCTGTTCTGGATCGGCTGCCTGCATCAGGTGATCCGGCGCGACAACGAGACCGGGGTTCCGCACCTGACACGGTCCTACCAAATGGCGGCGCAGGTCGGCGACAAGGCGACCGAGGCCGAGGCACTTCGCCACCTGGGCATCGCGGCGCACACGGCGGGTCGACTGGACGAAGCGCGCGAGCGGCTGGAGGAGTCGTCACGGCTGCGCCGAGAAGTGGGGGCCCTGCCGGGCGTGGCCGCCAACATGGTCGGCCTAGCCTACATCGCCGCTGCCCAGGACCGCCGTTCGGATGCGCTCACTACACTCGACGAGGCGAACGCCATCGCCCAAGCCCACGGCGCCCATGCCATCGTGCGGCACATCGAGCAGGCAAGAACACACATCTAG
- a CDS encoding alpha/beta hydrolase — translation MPISRRRILQLVAAGSGVTALGAAGIALVDAEVLPGRSVLDRALGRCDAAPPTAPQGTPQPLVTGTFRSTARRREVGFAISYPPGYAPGARLPVCLALHGYAADARSAVTAARYPEFLAGALAAGVPPFALAAPDGGDGYWHPHATDDPLGMLVDEFLPLLAGRGLRTDRVAVAGWSMGGYGALLAALTHPDRFRAVVATSPAIFRSYADAERVNAGAFDDPDEWARYDVTTRAAQFAGLPVRIAIGAADPFAGAVETLRDRLPDPGVVTIGVGCHDGDYWASVAPAQVRAIGAALAG, via the coding sequence ATGCCGATCAGTCGACGCCGAATCCTTCAGTTGGTGGCCGCCGGCAGCGGCGTCACCGCGCTCGGCGCGGCCGGCATCGCCCTGGTCGACGCCGAGGTGCTGCCCGGCCGGTCGGTGCTCGACCGCGCGCTGGGCCGCTGCGACGCCGCACCGCCGACCGCGCCGCAGGGCACGCCCCAGCCGCTGGTCACCGGCACCTTCCGCTCGACGGCACGCCGCCGGGAGGTCGGCTTCGCCATCTCCTACCCACCCGGGTACGCCCCGGGCGCGCGGCTGCCCGTCTGCCTGGCCCTGCACGGGTATGCGGCCGACGCCCGCTCCGCCGTCACCGCCGCCAGGTATCCGGAGTTCCTGGCCGGCGCGCTCGCGGCAGGGGTGCCCCCGTTCGCGCTGGCCGCACCGGACGGCGGCGACGGCTACTGGCATCCGCACGCCACCGACGACCCGCTCGGCATGCTCGTCGACGAGTTCCTGCCGCTGCTGGCCGGGCGTGGCCTGCGCACCGACCGGGTCGCGGTGGCCGGCTGGTCGATGGGCGGGTACGGCGCGCTGCTCGCCGCGCTGACCCATCCGGACCGGTTCCGGGCGGTGGTTGCCACCTCACCGGCGATCTTCCGCTCGTACGCCGACGCGGAGCGGGTCAACGCCGGCGCGTTCGACGATCCCGACGAGTGGGCCAGGTACGACGTGACGACCCGCGCCGCGCAGTTCGCCGGCCTACCGGTGCGGATCGCGATCGGCGCGGCCGACCCGTTCGCGGGCGCGGTCGAGACACTGCGGGACCGGCTGCCCGACCCGGGGGTGGTGACCATCGGGGTGGGCTGCCACGACGGCGACTACTGGGCGTCGGTCGCCCCGGCGCAGGTGCGGGCGATCGGCGCGGCGCTGGCCGGCTGA
- a CDS encoding NUDIX hydrolase → MSSIRPVALAVPRRGEDLLVFEHHDSTNDETFYRPLGGGIEFGETAEAAVRRELREELDVELLDVRLLGVLENLFQGFGRDGHEIVFVYDCRLTDQSLYERDTVGEILDNPGTQVMWRSLSSFTAGRPLYPAGLADMLRGR, encoded by the coding sequence ATGTCGTCAATCCGCCCGGTCGCCCTTGCCGTGCCACGTCGTGGTGAGGACCTGCTCGTATTCGAGCACCACGACTCCACGAACGACGAGACCTTCTACCGTCCCCTGGGCGGGGGGATCGAATTCGGCGAGACGGCCGAGGCCGCCGTACGTCGCGAACTGCGCGAGGAACTCGACGTCGAACTCCTCGACGTACGCCTACTGGGCGTTCTGGAAAACCTCTTTCAGGGATTCGGCCGCGACGGGCATGAGATTGTCTTCGTCTACGACTGCCGGCTCACCGACCAGTCGCTCTACGAGCGGGACACGGTCGGCGAGATCCTCGACAATCCGGGCACGCAAGTCATGTGGCGTTCCTTGAGCAGCTTCACCGCAGGCCGCCCGCTCTATCCCGCCGGCCTCGCCGACATGCTTCGCGGCCGCTAG
- a CDS encoding galactose-binding domain-containing protein, with product MAVSRRRFVTSVLAGSALAATSTTELLTTLATPASAASPVGDVVGKVTVGYQGWFSAPGDSAPIGGWWHWSRDRFQPPSPSNTTIVSWPDMREYTRSYPTAYPNLGNGSPATLFSSYDQQTVDTHFRWMQEYGCDTAALQRFNPTGDEGPTRDAMTQKVRSAAERYSRKFYIMYDVTDWLTMQTDIKTDWTTKMSAHTASSAYARQNGKPVVCIWGFGFSESSRPFTPGPCLEVINWFKAQGCYVIGGVPTWWRQGIEDSRAGFLDVYHAFHAISPWMVYRARTVEELDSYYNNVNVGDMADCAARGIDYLPCVMPGDLAGGHRKHGDFYWRHIYNMVRLGSQGLYVSMFDEYNEGNQIAKTSETQATTPAGANIRALDEDGVACSSDYYLRITGDGGRMLKGQLALTAVRPTPPTVGTPPPATGNLAAGRSTSASSQNGSFAASNAVDSDAGSYWESGSGSFPHWWQVDLGASYPVNKLVVRLPAGWGARTQTITVQGSVDGSSFSTIAGASAFAFDPATGNTVTRTLTTTTARYVRLSIAGNTGLAAGQLSQVEVYASSGTTDNPPTAPSGLTSTGKTATSVSLAWTASTDDNGVTGYQVRQGGTVVSTVTGTTATVSGLSASTAYTFTVTARDAAGNTSAASNAVTVTTDAPANSDLARGRSTSESSHVQTYGSGNVVDGDANSYWESANNAFPQWVQVDLGASRTVGRVVLKLPPSSAWATRTQTLAVQGSTDGGSFGTLVGAAARTFDPSTGNQVALTFSAAQTRYVRITVTGNTGWPAGQLAALEVYAS from the coding sequence ATGGCGGTATCCCGCCGCAGGTTCGTCACGTCCGTACTAGCGGGGTCCGCCCTCGCCGCCACCTCCACCACCGAACTGCTCACCACACTGGCGACACCGGCCTCCGCCGCGAGCCCGGTGGGGGACGTGGTCGGCAAGGTGACTGTCGGCTACCAGGGCTGGTTCAGCGCACCCGGCGACTCGGCGCCCATCGGCGGCTGGTGGCACTGGAGCCGCGACCGCTTCCAGCCGCCGTCGCCGTCCAACACCACGATCGTGTCCTGGCCGGACATGCGCGAGTACACGCGCAGCTATCCCACCGCGTACCCCAACCTCGGCAACGGATCGCCTGCCACCCTCTTCTCCTCCTACGACCAGCAGACGGTGGACACCCACTTCCGCTGGATGCAGGAGTACGGCTGCGACACCGCCGCGCTGCAACGGTTCAACCCGACGGGCGACGAGGGGCCGACCCGCGACGCGATGACGCAGAAGGTCCGCTCGGCGGCCGAGCGCTACAGCCGCAAGTTCTACATCATGTACGACGTCACCGACTGGTTGACCATGCAGACGGACATCAAGACCGACTGGACGACGAAGATGTCGGCGCACACCGCGTCCAGCGCGTACGCCCGCCAGAACGGCAAGCCTGTCGTCTGCATCTGGGGCTTCGGCTTCAGCGAGTCGAGCCGACCCTTCACCCCGGGGCCCTGCCTGGAGGTCATCAACTGGTTCAAGGCGCAGGGCTGCTACGTCATCGGTGGCGTGCCCACCTGGTGGCGGCAGGGCATCGAGGACTCCCGCGCCGGCTTCCTCGACGTCTACCACGCCTTCCACGCCATCTCGCCGTGGATGGTCTACCGGGCCCGGACCGTGGAGGAGCTCGACTCGTACTACAACAACGTCAACGTCGGCGACATGGCGGACTGCGCGGCGCGTGGCATCGACTACCTGCCCTGCGTGATGCCCGGTGACCTGGCCGGTGGGCACCGCAAGCACGGCGACTTCTACTGGCGGCACATCTACAACATGGTCCGGCTCGGCTCCCAGGGCCTGTACGTGTCGATGTTCGACGAGTACAACGAGGGCAACCAGATCGCCAAGACGTCCGAGACGCAGGCCACCACCCCGGCCGGCGCGAACATCCGGGCTCTGGACGAGGACGGCGTCGCCTGCTCCTCCGACTACTACCTGCGCATTACCGGCGACGGCGGCCGGATGCTCAAGGGCCAACTCGCGCTCACCGCCGTACGCCCGACGCCGCCGACTGTCGGCACCCCGCCGCCGGCCACCGGAAACCTCGCGGCCGGCCGGTCCACCTCGGCGAGCAGCCAGAACGGCTCGTTCGCGGCGTCCAACGCGGTGGACTCCGACGCCGGCAGCTACTGGGAGAGCGGCAGCGGGTCCTTCCCGCACTGGTGGCAGGTCGACCTGGGCGCCAGCTACCCGGTCAACAAGCTCGTGGTGCGGCTGCCCGCCGGCTGGGGCGCGCGCACCCAGACCATCACCGTGCAGGGCAGCGTCGACGGCAGCTCCTTCTCGACAATCGCCGGGGCCTCCGCGTTCGCCTTCGACCCGGCGACCGGCAACACCGTCACGCGCACGCTGACGACCACCACGGCCCGCTACGTCCGGCTGAGCATCGCCGGCAACACCGGCTTGGCGGCGGGCCAGCTCTCCCAGGTCGAGGTGTACGCCTCAAGCGGCACCACCGACAACCCGCCGACCGCGCCGAGCGGCCTCACGTCGACTGGCAAGACGGCGACGAGTGTGTCCCTGGCCTGGACGGCGTCCACCGACGACAACGGCGTGACCGGCTACCAGGTGCGCCAGGGCGGCACTGTGGTCAGCACGGTCACGGGCACCACGGCGACCGTGAGTGGGCTCAGCGCCTCCACCGCGTACACCTTCACGGTCACCGCCCGCGACGCCGCCGGCAACACCTCGGCGGCCTCGAACGCGGTCACCGTGACCACCGACGCCCCGGCCAACTCCGACCTCGCCCGCGGTCGATCCACGAGCGAGAGCAGCCACGTCCAGACCTACGGGTCGGGCAACGTGGTGGACGGCGACGCGAACAGCTACTGGGAGAGCGCCAACAACGCGTTCCCGCAGTGGGTGCAGGTCGACCTGGGCGCTTCGCGCACGGTCGGGCGGGTGGTGCTGAAGCTGCCGCCGTCGTCGGCCTGGGCGACGCGGACGCAGACTCTGGCCGTGCAGGGCAGCACCGACGGGGGGAGCTTCGGGACGCTTGTTGGGGCGGCGGCGCGGACGTTCGACCCTTCGACGGGCAACCAGGTGGCGCTGACCTTCAGCGCCGCGCAGACCCGCTACGTGCGTATCACCGTGACCGGTAACACCGGCTGGCCGGCCGGGCAACTGGCGGCACTTGAGGTGTACGCCAGCTGA
- a CDS encoding adenylyl cyclase, with the protein MTSPSRRTLILALLVTTALATSGTAATAGRPTHGAPDFGPNVTIFDPSMPVSEIQQTLDAAHARQVDNEMGTERHAYLFKPGAYGTAEQPLQAKVGYYTEVAGLGAAPTDVAVNGKLEVYNRCLADGGTGNCLALVNFWRTLSNLSLTVNGAGQDGCRATANFWAVSQAVSMRRLNITGGGLSLMDYCTAGPQYASGGFIADSRLPATTNGSQQQWLTRNSEVAGWSNAVWNQVFAGVEGAPDDATFPDPPYTTLDTTPLSREKPYLYVDGRGRYNVRVPAAQRDSRGVSWADGITPGRTIGIDDFFVAKPSDPVRVINSQLARGKNLLLTPGVYDIARSIEIRRADTVVLGIGHATLTAVNGAVPLDVADVPGVIVAGVTIDAGTVESPALLRVGRSHGHGHSSPANPTTLSDVYFRVGGPHIGRTNTALEVNSDNVLIDHTWVWRGDHGVEGFTEGVNGDTDRWRTNTGRYGAVINGDHVTATGLFVEHFQRYNTVWNGEHGTTILYQNELPYDPPTQADWMNGTVEGFAGYKVGDRVRHHDLYGGGVYVFNQNNPSIHTENGFEAPVTPGVRLHHIMTVNLSAGTIDHVVNGVGDAADMTKVGAPVYVAQYPTP; encoded by the coding sequence ATGACAAGCCCGTCCCGACGTACCCTGATCCTCGCCCTTCTGGTCACCACCGCCCTCGCCACCAGCGGCACCGCCGCCACCGCCGGCCGCCCGACGCACGGCGCACCCGACTTCGGGCCGAACGTGACGATCTTCGACCCGAGCATGCCGGTCAGCGAGATCCAGCAGACCCTCGACGCCGCCCACGCCCGACAGGTCGACAACGAGATGGGCACCGAGCGGCACGCCTACCTGTTCAAGCCGGGCGCGTACGGCACGGCCGAGCAGCCGTTGCAGGCCAAGGTCGGCTACTACACCGAGGTCGCCGGCCTCGGCGCCGCACCCACCGACGTCGCCGTCAACGGCAAGCTCGAGGTCTACAACCGCTGCCTGGCCGACGGCGGCACCGGCAACTGCCTCGCGCTCGTCAACTTCTGGCGCACCCTGTCCAACCTCTCGCTCACCGTCAACGGCGCCGGGCAGGACGGCTGCCGGGCGACGGCGAACTTCTGGGCGGTGTCCCAGGCGGTCTCGATGCGCCGACTCAACATCACCGGCGGCGGGCTGTCCCTGATGGACTACTGCACGGCCGGCCCGCAGTACGCCAGCGGCGGCTTCATCGCCGACTCGCGGCTGCCGGCCACCACGAACGGCTCCCAGCAGCAGTGGCTCACCCGCAACAGCGAGGTCGCCGGGTGGTCCAACGCCGTGTGGAACCAGGTCTTCGCGGGCGTCGAGGGCGCACCGGACGACGCCACGTTCCCGGACCCGCCGTACACCACGCTCGACACCACCCCGCTGAGCCGCGAGAAGCCCTACCTGTACGTCGACGGCAGGGGCCGCTACAACGTGCGGGTGCCGGCGGCGCAGCGCGACAGCCGGGGCGTCTCCTGGGCCGACGGCATCACCCCGGGGCGGACCATCGGGATCGACGACTTCTTCGTCGCCAAGCCGTCCGACCCGGTACGCGTCATCAACAGCCAGCTCGCGCGCGGCAAGAATCTGCTGCTCACCCCCGGCGTCTACGACATCGCCCGCAGCATCGAGATCCGGCGGGCCGACACGGTGGTCCTCGGCATCGGCCACGCCACCCTCACCGCGGTGAACGGCGCGGTCCCGCTGGACGTCGCCGACGTGCCCGGTGTGATCGTCGCCGGCGTCACGATCGACGCCGGCACCGTCGAGTCGCCGGCCCTGCTCCGGGTGGGCCGCTCGCACGGGCACGGCCACAGCAGCCCGGCCAACCCGACCACGCTGTCCGACGTGTACTTCCGCGTCGGCGGCCCGCACATCGGCCGGACCAACACCGCGCTGGAGGTCAACAGCGACAACGTCCTCATCGACCACACCTGGGTGTGGCGCGGTGACCACGGCGTGGAGGGCTTCACCGAGGGCGTCAACGGCGACACCGACCGCTGGCGCACCAACACCGGCCGCTACGGCGCCGTCATCAACGGCGACCACGTGACCGCCACCGGGCTGTTCGTCGAGCACTTCCAGCGCTACAACACGGTCTGGAACGGCGAGCACGGCACCACGATCCTCTACCAGAACGAGCTGCCGTACGACCCGCCGACGCAGGCCGACTGGATGAACGGCACGGTCGAGGGCTTTGCCGGCTACAAGGTCGGCGACCGGGTCCGCCACCACGACCTCTACGGCGGCGGGGTGTACGTCTTCAACCAGAACAACCCGTCGATCCACACGGAGAACGGCTTCGAGGCGCCTGTCACGCCGGGAGTGCGGCTGCACCACATCATGACCGTCAACCTCAGTGCCGGCACGATCGACCACGTGGTCAACGGCGTCGGCGACGCGGCCGACATGACGAAGGTCGGTGCGCCGGTATACGTCGCGCAGTACCCGACGCCGTAG